A portion of the Tachysurus vachellii isolate PV-2020 chromosome 14, HZAU_Pvac_v1, whole genome shotgun sequence genome contains these proteins:
- the ccdc33 gene encoding coiled-coil domain-containing protein 33 gives MASSKDPQVLPSTTQLQTVGYDLPAYDALAQILSEYQHIFKTPKAPQPSKGGPKEQKKAKRSLELNQTFEINSPHERLPVINVQDDDPHVAEITEHQTKELENYRSAMCKMAEDILSLRSQVASLEEQNSQLRSELSMNQELGRTLLDDTDIDVMTKAEIVDRIISLKCKLASESSKAADQREKIQQLQNELIRKNDSEKELVRLQRVHQQQQAVLQRYQGQIKKLSILEATIRQQEKVIERMEKVLSTKLRERNKENAGRKKKVLKEKDSEESRMREIESILATENSRLRAELERLRQQPQPIIIQQPAQQHFPDNEKLRLLDQLERAEACIRTLSKQLEENARKWGKEKQDMLTRLSEYSHGFAHTSTLHHLPLVITQP, from the exons atggcAAGCTCTAAGGATCCACAGGTCCTTCCTTCCACTACACAG CTTCAGACGGTTGGATATGATTTGCCAGCCTACGATGCCCTTGCCCAGATCCTCTCAGAATATCAGCACATCTTCAAAACACCCAAAGCTCCTCAGCCAAGTAAGGGAGGACCAAAAGAACAGAAGAAGGCTAAGAGGTCCTTAGAGCTCAACCAAACATTTGAAATCAATTCTCCACATGAGAG actTCCTGTGATTAATGTTCAGGATGACGATCCACATGTTGCAGAAATTACTGAACACCAGACAAAA GAGCTGGAGAACTATCGTTCTGCAATGTGTAAGATGGCTGAGGACATCCTCTCTCTGCGCTCTCAGGTGGCCAGTCTGGAGGAACAGAACAGTCAACTTCGCAGCGAGCTCTCTATGAACCAGGAACTAGGACGCACACTGTTGGATGACACTGACATTGACGTCATGACCAAAGCTGAGATTGTAGACAGAATAA TTTCTCTAAAGTGCAAGCTGGCTAGTGAGAGCAGTAAGGCAGCAGATCAGAGGGAAAAGATCCAGCAGCTACAGAATGAGCTCATCAGG AAGAATGATAGTGAGAAAGAACTGGTGCGACTTCAGCGAGTGCACCAACAACAACAGGCTGTGCTGCAGCGCTACCAAGGACAGATCAAGAAGCTCTCAATTCTGGAGGCAACAATTCGCCAACAGGAGAAG GTTATTGAAAGAATGGAGAAGGTGCTGTCAacaaagctgagagagagaaataaagaaaatgcagggaggaagaagaaggtTTTGAAAGAAAAAG ATTCAGAGGAGagcagaatgagagagattGAGTCTATACTGGCTACAGAAAACTCACGCTTAAGAGCAGAACTGGAAAGACTTCGCCAACAGCCACAGCCTATTATCATACAACAACCTGCACAG CAGCATTTTCCAGACAATGAGAAGCTAAGACTGTTGGATCAGCTAGAGAGAGCGGAGGCCTGCATCCGTACTTTGAGTAAACAG CTGGAGGAGAACGCCAGGAAATGGGGGAAAGAAAAGCAGGACATGTTGACGAGACTCAGTGAATACAGTCATGGATTTGCTCATACATCAACTTTGCATCATCTGCCACTGGTCATTACACAACCGTGA